The following coding sequences are from one Nicotiana tabacum cultivar K326 chromosome 1, ASM71507v2, whole genome shotgun sequence window:
- the LOC142163579 gene encoding uncharacterized protein LOC142163579, whose translation MAPYEALYVRQCRSMVGWFKSDESRSLGAYFVCDALEKKSYIGKKVHDVAFMESERVLLRVSPMKYVIEIWEEGQLEFSYLEDQSHLLAFSSVQLDENLAYEEPVTILDRQVQKLRSKEIASLKV comes from the exons atggctccatatgaggcattatatgtgAGGCAGTGTCGTTCTATGGTTGGGTGGTTTAAGTCAGATGAGTCTAGGTCGTTGGGTGCATATTTTGTTtgtgatgctttagagaag AAGAGTTATATTGGTAagaaggttcatgatgtggctTTCATGGAGAGTGAGAGAGTTCTTCTtagagtttcacctatgaaataCGTGattgagatttgggaagaagggcaactTGAGTTCTCG TACCTTGAAGATCAGTCACACTTGTTAGCTTTCAGTTCAGTGCAGTTGGATGAGAATTTGGCTTATGAAGAGCCAGTgactattttggataggcaggttcagaagttgaggtcgAAAGAGATTGCATCATTGAAGGTttaa